TCATCTCAGTTGTTTGAAAGGAAAAACACAtcctgtatacagtatgtgtgctaTTACAGTGAAAGTCACAGGAATCGACATAACAAAtcccaaaaaatgactttcagttggtgtttgtgtgtgaacgtgcgtgttttaaacaaaaaagacCTCCTGTATGAttttactttttcaatgttttaacCAAATCATGCAGCCCTAACGAATGCCATTGACCTGTTTTGTACCTCCAGATCGTGAACCTCATCGAGGAGACAGGCCACTTTAATGTCACCAACACGACTTTTGACTTTGACCTTTTCTCATTGGATGAGTCGACTGTCCGTAAACTACAGAGCTACCTGGAGGCTACCGCCACATGACAGGAAGTCCATCACGGTTGGGGGGaggggttaggggtagggggcTACCCTTTTTCACTTTTGTGCTGAGAGAGAAAGATGCAGCAGGTGAAAAGTCTATGAACAGGAAATGGGGAAACAAAGGCATGGCATCACAGCCATAAACAGATTACTAAAGAAGAGGAACAGAGGACGAGTGAAAGGTGTTGGTGCACGGACGATATTTTGGGAACAGCTGCTAGCCGACCAGAAAGGCTTCCCAGGAACAAGCGGTTCCTTCATTCTTCTATCTAAGGAACTCTCCTCTGTTTTCTTCTTTCTCATCCCATCTCAATATCCTGCGCAACAGGAAGTTCTCTGCTTAAGGGGCCTGAACTGTTAAAGAGGGTCGAATCGGAATTAGAGGAAAAAGTCTCTCTGTAGCCATACGCACTGATGCATCGAGGGCCACaaccttttatattttatttttctaccAATGTTTTTCAAGGTATTTTCGACTGTGGTCGGTAAGAAAGCCCCGCACGCCATGAATGTATCGCTTTTTATCCTCTAGGGCTAGTCTTAGTGCCTTTATCATCTCATTCGTGCTCTTAGGAATTACAGCAGTGTTATCTTTCACTTTCTTATGTGTATGTGGGATGCTGGGATATCCTTTCCGAGTTGTATGCCAATATGTATCGATCctcatttgtgtgtttgccaaACGGGCCTTAGAACTAAATGTTGTGCTTTGCTAGTGCAGCTCGTGAAAGTATTTGCAAATCTGTTTTGACGTGTTTTCCGTTATCATATTTGGTTCATACGTAGACTGAAAAAAGAGAGACAAAAGAAAAGGAAATATGGGTGAGACAAGCTTACGTGGACGTAGGTAATGAATAGGAAATGGCCCCTGAAACGGCAGTCTGTAAATTCACTGTGCTTCTgacacaaactctctctctgacTATCATCTCGGCTCCGCTCGATCTCTCGATGCCCCGCGCGTCTATTCTCATGCTAATAGCTTTAAAGGGCGCTGTGGACTGAGCTATAGACCATATGCCCTTAACTTCACCCTGTGTGGgagtactgtatgtttgtgtgtgtgtgtgtgtgtgtgtgtgtgtgtgtgtgtgtcgtaaAAGTGTTtgcttgcagagttcatttcaATCTTCAACAGATTCTGATGCTGTTGGTCTGCTGCACAGCAAACAATTTTATACTAATTCACTTTTGGTTAAGAGTTGTATTTGAGAGAGTGGCtgaattgtgttgtgtgtgaccTTTTAACTCCCAACTCCTAGTTCATGAACTTTAACCTTTGACCGCATACTGGTTCAGGTCAGCCTGTCATAAAGGGGCAGGGCAAGAGGCAAAAGGGGTGGGGTTAAGTGAACTTGAGTGGCAGCTCTGAAGAATTGCCCCACTGAGCACACcctgttcttttttttctttatctttttattttgagggggtaaatttattttttatttatgtaccTCTGCACTTTTGGCTTTGTTGACTCAAGTACTTaagtaattgtatttttatgaattttatACAATATTTACATGCAATATGATATTAACTTTGTGTCAAGAATCGCCagtttttttaaggaacttttagTTTTGGTTTCTCTGTATCAGCACATTTTATCATCATAGACTGTAGGAAATGACCGTACGAACTTGAATCTGTTACTTCAGGCCGATATGCAAGATCATGGCagggtgtgtttgtgtagaaaACTTGACATCAAGAGTTGACAAACCATATGGTTTGTTGCAGCCTGCTGTACACAGGACCCTATTACCATTCACTACAAGGGGAGAAATGCGGATGGAAAATAACAATTATCATGTGAGTTTTCAGAACTGTATTTTACACAGAACAGGAAATGAACACTAATGGTAGGGTCATagatttaaacaatattacatAGAAGTACATGTATAATACACAGTGGGAGTCTCATCTACAGAATCAAATACTGCATCATTTTCTGATCCTCAGCTTGCAGGTGCAGAGAACTGTCTTTTTGTCAGTCTgtggtgtttttatttgtgtttgctGTATTTATCCGTGGGATCGGGGAGCTCTGGGTTTTTACGTGTGATCTGAACAGAAGCGTAACCTTTAGTATGATGTGTTAAACTTGGCATACAGTGCCACCATGTGGTCATTTGATGCAAGTTGTAATAAGGGCAAAATATgtttctttttatgtttttattgcaaaatCACATTATGAATAAAGTCATTTGGGTACTGTTCACGTGGCTTTCAGCGTCTtttgttttacttattttacTCTGGGTATAAACGcttcacatatttttttatttaaatgacgattgttgtttaaaaaaaactttggctTTGATTTTGCTTCGACACATTTAACAATGAAGCTTCAATCTGTAATGAAAAAAAGTACATAATATGTTTGCGGAAAACGGTTTCTCGGATAGCCTATTTTGACGTCATTTTGATTTCAACTCACGTAAATTATATTAAAGTAAATACACTTTATTTCAGCAATCTATATCACTAATAGAAAGTACTTCCCGCTAACAATATTTGCTTCCCGAACGTTCGTAACCTTAGTTTTTAGTTACAGAAAAGAATAGAGATATATAATTATTTGGTCCCCAAAAATAACCAAATGGAATCCAACGGATGTTGGGTTACtgattatataatatatattatttacagaGCAAAGGAAGAATGCACCAACATTAtacatcacatttatttttagataaaaTGATGGCCTCAAACATCACACAAGTGCAAATCAGAATTCCATCTCAAAACCAACTTTATCCAACATCAATCTTGTGATGACAGTGATGCACTTTCAGAACCTTTAATGTCACACGAAACACAACAAAGTTGTCACCCAGCTCAAATGATTTTAGAGTCAGGTAAAACCAGATATAACCTCCCATAGTCTGAGACCTCACATTGTTAAGCTTGTAAGCTCTACATTAGACTTTTATTAAACCGTAACTGTATTTCTAAGTTCATGAGAGCAACCAGATGGAATTGGAAAAAGATTGTAGAGAAATATAGGCTTAAACAGAAATCCCAGACAGAAGGACTCACTAGCTCAATTCTACCTTCATTCTCAGTGTTTGAATGAGCTAAGTGTATATTTTGTATCATTTCATGCACAAATCACTAAAACACTTATTTACAAAAAGGCCTCACTGTGGTTATGTCATGCTGCGTAGTCCGAGTATACATATTAAGTATATCTTGCTGAGAAGAAAAATCTAGTGCATTTACAGAgggaaaataaaatctttggATTTGCGTTGCAAGTTTCAGGTTCTTTGTGTATTCAAGTATTTGACTGATTTTAGTTGCAGACATTTCCAAATTGTCACCtctgcacagttccttcctatCATTCCCTTATTTCACAAGATAAATATACGGCGTTATTCCAGACAACAATGGCAGAACAATGTTTTTCCATAAAGCTAATGCTTATACTGGAACTCAATGGAAAACCAATGTTAGAATTTTGAGGACTGTCAGAGAGAGTCAGTAAAGCATCAAAtaagaccacaaaagaagaattCGCATACGTAATAcatatcaacacacacacactatacaaCAGCTTCATGGCAAATTAACAAAGAAttacaataaacaacaaaatcaacCAACTGGTCAAACATGTGATGCATTTGGTttcaaaaaataagaaaaaataagatataTGGCTTGTTTGATATGGGTGTTGCCAAACAACCGCCCTCAAAGAACGAAGTCTTAAATTCCTCTACATGCATCCAGTTTTCATTTAACAGAAATCAGATCATAAAACTGATTTCATTCACATCTTTCTGACATTAATCATGAGCATCAGTAAACACCCCAGACATATTCTCAAAGCCATTTAGTCACACCCGATGTCTTCACCATCAGGCGTTCTCAAGTTTTGATGACaatttacatcataaataattcATCTTTGAACATAGCTTCTCAATCACCCGCATCAAAGTTACATATTACATGGCTCATATGATACTTCATTCATTGGGAGATACCACGCTTCATTACAATAAggcaacaaaataaatagtaaatcaCCACAGAAACAAATGTCACGAATGGCTTTGGGTCTTTTTTAACAACACAgataaatgtaaacaatatgATAAAAGATTAAACCCTGatcaaatttaaattaaaaatagacACAAGCAGAAGCAAACATAAGGTCTGAAGTGGTGttcctatgtgtgtgtgttcgtgtgttgTTTGTTAAACCATGTCAGTCTCTTTGTCTCTCATCTCTTTTGTTGAACATCTATTTAGAAGGCAGGGGGTCATCTGGGGTGGTGGGGGTCGCGACTTCTTTGTAAAAGTTCTCGATTTGCTCTTTCAACATCTTCATAACCACTGGCCTTTTGAGCTTCATTGTGGGCCCTGACAGACAAAGAGAGAAGCTGTTTAAAATGTGTCACCAGCTAAACAAATAGAGACTTTGACTGACATATGAACTCACATAAAGCATTAGATTTTAATATGTTTGAACAAAGTATAAGAATCAAAAAGGTAGACGTTAAGAACTACATTTTGAAAAGAAGCTCTTATACATTTTGGCTGGATGTCCACATCATCCCTATCTAATGTCTACTCACCCAGCTCTCCTCCGGGGATTGAGAAATCTTTCTCCAGCACCGTCCATTTCTGGATGCGCTGGGCGTTAGAATTTGATTTTTCATTGACGCGGTTGATGCCCTCCTGTATAGCTGCATATACAACACGGTCACGCCCGCCGGCGATCTCACTGACTCTTGTGGAGTTGCTGCCGAGTTTGCGACACAACTCTACGGCTTCAGGAGTGAGTTCATCTTCAGGATAGCCCGTCTCACCGTTTAACTTACActgaaagacagacagaaaaacagtCAACAGTTAGAACATATGGTAAGAACTCTTGATTCTAATTACATGAGGAATTCTATTTATctgtatattaaattgtttttgatgaagtcaaaataaaaacattacaactaTTTAAATTAAAGGatataatattgttatttatttatctttatgCCACCCCAGATAATCCAAATGACTCAAAATCTTATTGGTTCTTTTCCTGATTTATTTTGTCCCGAACACGCAAGAACCATTGAGATTTGAAGTTagtaatattcatttttgccTTTACCACTCACAttgaatttaattatttatttgattgaggttgttttttgcttttttaaatttagcaaaataaacttaaaatatttatttttacacatctATCATTTTAATTCAGAACACAATTTATCAAGAAGGTTTCATATTAAAACTAAACCTAGTCTTTTCGTGACAGATGGCTGCCACTAGGGGGCGTAAAGATCCcagtaaaatgtttttgcattaaGCCAATGTAGTTACACTCATTGTGCATTGATGGCAGCAGCTTTAAGGCTATGAGTTTATGAAAGCGTTTTGATGACACAAGATTTATCAGTGACTGATAGAACTTGCGTATCTGAAAATCATATAACCATACACACAAAACTTTCTATTGGAGCCATCAGATCAAATACACAGATTAGATTTGTATCATGAAGTTATCCATATCTTTCATAATTACGCAAGGCCATAAGTAGATAAGTAATAGAGTTCACACTGACACACAGACCCTAGATTACCTTAATAGTGATCAGCATAGACAGGAACTTTCTCTTATCTCCGATAAGCATGGCGTTGCTTATCAGTGGAACAGCTTCTTTAACTGCATCTTCAATGGGCACAGGAGGAATGTTTTCCCCTCCGGCTGTGATGATCAATTCTGGAATATTTAcatagattttattaaagaaatcaCATTTAAATCTGTGACCACATGGTATTTCAGCTACGCATCTGCTTTTGATCCACGTCAATACCTTTAATCCTTCCGGTGATGAATAGAAAGTCGTTCTGGTCATGTTTGCCGAGGTCGCCCGAGTGCAGCCAGCCTTCTGCATCTACAGACTCTTCAGTTTTATCAGGCATGTTCAGATAGCCCATGAACACATGACGACCCCAGAAACAGATCTCTCCATTCCCATCAGCATCAGGGCTGAAGATCTTTGTCTTACAGCCTGGAATCACCTTTCCACAGCTGAGAGAGCAAGCAGGAGATGTTAGATACATGCTAGGTGAATTGAGGTCATTTAGTTTGTTTTAGTTTTGTGGAAAAATGGATGGAAACACAAACTTGGGCTTTAAAGAAAtgacgtgtttgtgtgtaccTGGTCAGTCTGAAGGCATCGGGCAGTGTGATGGTGTGAGGTCCAGAACTCTCACTCATGCCATAGAGCTCCAACAGTGGAATGTCCAGACTGAGGAAAAACTCCAACGTGTCTTTGGTTATAGGAGCAGCTCCAGTGTAGCATTTCCTACAGCGATCCAGACCCAGTGCCTTCCGAACCTTCCGGAACACCAGACGCTTTGCCAACCGATAGTTAAGTGGATTTCTGGTCATGTTGCCGTTACTGGAGAGAAAAGTCAATTACTCTCTATTAACAACGTACAAATAACTTGTATTATTTCATTGTAGAAAACATCACTCAGTAATGCATAATtctttaattttacatttgaatacatttattttgaatgctGATTATATTATCAgtgtaacaattttttttggaacactaaaaaagatattttgagaaatgtcccacaGTGGTTTTATGTGTCTattcaatagaagtcaatgggatccgatgttgcttggttaccaaagttcttcaaaatatcttcttttgtgttccacagaagaaacaaagtcatacaggtataaaatgacttgagagtgagtaaatgatgaaagaattttcatttttgggtgaactatcccttaaactcAAAATGGAGCTCTGGCTTTCTAGtgattttttataaatactgactcacatactttgtgcattctgtatgtgtgtgtgtacgtacggCTCTATTTTGTTCAGGTTGGTCTGCAGACCCACATCTTTGGCCCAGGATGCCACTTTCCGGCGTACGGTGGAGGATTTGGCTCCGACAGACTTCATCGTTTCCTGCATCTTCTCCCACACTCGCGGGACGCCCATGAAAGCAGTAGGACGAACCTCACGTAAGGTGTTGACCAAGGAACCCTGGGacacacaaaaccatttctatTAATACATGTCTCAGGAAGGTTCATCAGTGCATGCCAACATCAGCTGACACACCCAGGGTTAAATCAGGTGACATGACTAGCCTCTTATTAAGTGCACGTAGATCAGTTTCTAGCTCTGAGATCcaaaaacaaagactttattATACAACAACAATCTGGTGTTAGATTGAGACGTACGTGGTCTTCTGTAACAGCAGCTATCACATGCTCAACTTCAACGGATCTTTAAGAGACTTAACGTCATTCAGGGTTATTTTCATAGTAAAGAACaagttaaatataataaaattgttttaaatgtttttttcttatttacagatgaattaatttgattatttacaGATTAATTCAAATAATATCACCAGATCAGTAGACACAGATTGGCTTGTTTTTGGGCTGAAAATTAAACATCACAGAGGCCTTTTTGTACATTAAAGCATTGAAAGCATGTAATGATTTCCAACAGGGATGGGTCACAAGTGTTCACTTGATTTTTTCCCCTAATTTTATTCTTTACCACTACTGCGTAAAAAACTCAATTTTGTACAGTCAATTTTACAGTAATTAAGATCAATGACGCTCAGCTCAGTAAGTTTGGCTAATAGGTTTACCGCTGCTAAATGTCATGTATCCATCATTCACATCATGTCACAACTCAATACTGTCATTCTGAAATGATTTAAAGGCAGCGCCTCTTAGTAAGGCCGTACGTGCAAAAGCGCACACTAACCTTTAGTGCATCAGGCTGTGCGAAGTACGAGGCTCCTCCTGCTTTCATGGTGATCCAGATGTCAATCATCTGTGCAGCAATATGGCTAAGCGGCAGGTAGCTCACCACGATTTCCTGTGATTGGTCTGCATTTGTCAGACCCACATCTCGGCTCGTTGCAAATGCTGTCCATGTCAACTACAAAAGAGAGAGAAGTTTTGTGCATTTTGCTTGCTTACTAAAAAGTGTACACTACTTAGTAAACTCAGTAGTATTGTCATAATCAATATTGCTCATATTTGGGTTTTACTGACGTTGTCGTGACTGAGCATGACTCCCTTCGGCTGGCCCGTGGTTCCGGACGTGTAGATCAGCGTGCAGCACTGATTGGGTTTCTGGgagctgatgatgtcatcaagcTGTGTATCGGGCTCATCGCGGCTCAGCTCCATGAACTCCGCCCACTGCGTATGTCAGAGGTTTGCATTGCGAATGTCAGCTTTCAATATTAGAGAATTATTTGACGTTGCGATCTGAGAACAGCcgatatttgttttataaaatgtacCGTGTAGAGATTCGGCTTCTTCTCTTTTAGCTCATCTTTGTACTGGATAATGGCTTTGAGGTGGGGCAGTTTGTCCTGGACCTAAAATGCAAACATGCGCAGAGCATAATaggtgaataaaaaaacaaacggTGCAATTTATCATCTTAGATCTGAATATGAAGCAATAGTAGGTTAAAGGTCTGATCTGGTTTGTTGAATATGTTCAACACATTAATATTTTGTACTATTATCACCTGTAGGATCTTCTGTAGCTGTTTGTTGTTTTCTACCACCAGGATGTTGGCCTGGCAGTTCTCGGCTACGTACTGGCATGCCTCTGGGGAGTTGGTTGTGTAGATGCCCACAGCAAACCCTCTGTCGACAACACAAACATATTCTCTATTTAAGCATCCTAAAGGTGGTCACCACAGTACAGCAACAGCAAACACCATCAAACACAAACGTCATTCCCACCTATGGGTGTTCCGACCCACTCCACCGAAATGTTTGCAAACGAGTAAATTTAGGCCGCTACGTAGCTGCACAACAGAGCCACTATTTATTCCTGATGCACTGATTACagctttgtttaaaacaaacacaaaccgtGTGTATATGATGCGTTACTGAGAACGACCTAGCGTGCCTCTGGAGTAGCATTGTCATTTATCATCAACATTTATGGTTGAGCTGAAGACTCATGTATGTGTAAAAGGCTAAAACATATTACCTGCAGATACACGGCACAACACGcaaccacacacacatgacAAGCAGGACACAGAGCACACTCTTACCCAGCTAAAATAGCTCCGATGTCAGCGATAAACCACTCGGCAGAGTTGAAGCCAAGGATACCGACTCCATGATATCTCTCAAGACCAAGCtgtgatcacacaaacacataattaCCTGTAGTTTACACACATTAAAACAAAGAATAATTACATGAATTCATCGAAAATTTCAATGATCAGATATAGTATTTTTCCTTCTGAATATGCagttaactaaaataaaaaagtattttttatttgatgtttatttcatattttaaggTTATATTGTAATAGTTCAATTTCAATAATTATGTTTTGTATGGAAGCCTTGAAGAAATTAGGTACTGTGcctttaaaacaatttttgtaAGTAGGGGATTATAAATATATGTCAGCCatgaaaatgatgaaaatatgtAGGGTTTTACTGTAAATGATAGATTATATAAAAGATTTCAAAATAGAGTACTTCgattttcatttataatatgaTGAAAGGTCAAATTACTGATTTTATGGACAAATTAAGTTTTACACATTTGCACAAAAAACAGCGGATCTTGGCTTCCTAAACactgatttcaatctttgacatggccgtACTCGgtcaaaatactttttggaatACATCAAGGTTATAGTTTCAAATAACCTTATGTACATTATGtatgatgattttatgtagaaaacaataaataacaaaaatggtCACATAAAATAAAGAACTAGTTTACATCACCACACTTTTTTGTAACTTGCTGTAACTTCATTAACTCTTACTTTGAATAAGCAAAAATATAATGATATCTGAAATTCTGGCCTTAGTATTTCAAATGATCTTTTGGCTGTTTGGGAGTCTAAAACATCTTTTGTAAAGTCTTTCCTCGGTGTATGCTACCTAGAGAGAACACACCAAGACCTGAATTGCTCCCACAGGGTCAGAGTCTGTCACGTTACATCTAGAGTTTcctaactaacaataaacaaaaccatGGAAATCTGCCCACATCGGCCGGCGGGCATGATGTTCTGTTCCCCACAGGGAGAGCATGACCAGTCGGCAGTTGACGTTCACCCTGAGCAACACGTAACTTGATACAAGGTCATTGAAAAACAAGCTGATGTACAATGGCCTGTGCATACAACAGTTATTATTCAACCCATGTTCATTACTGTATTGTATCACTCTCAGGGGGGTCAGACCAAACGTTCATAAATGGCACAAACTAGACTCGCTCGGTGTGTTTAGTTCCATGAATCTAAAGCTGTTTCAAACGCATGTGAACGCATGGCGCTTTCGTCCTGCAGTAACCTGAAGTTAAAACTCTCACTCAAGGACACAAGTGTTCGAGGAGGACTGTGATCTCATTAACACTTCAAGTCCATCACTTTATAAGCACTTTTATGCTTTTAAATGGTTGTTATCAGGCACCTCTGACACCAAAGTATTCCTCTTATCAGGACCATTACAGGGTCATTTCAGTTAACAGTGTACAGGAATGGTAAACTGTGGCTATCACAACAACACAGACTTTAAGATAATGAGAATTACTAGAGTTATCTACAGTATCAATGGGCAGGAGTTTGTTGTGATACGACGGTGCTAGACTCAAAACAAAGCATTCACAGACTGAGTGTTTGAAACCTTTGAAATATGGACGAGGTTTATGACATCAATGCTATTGTGAACTACGCCAAATGCCATCCAGATAATGTTATATAGCTGGTTATAGATGAAGTTTTGCCAACATTGTATGAATGTAATGCTTTTTTCAGCaaaattaaatgaatacatGGAGTGCAGCATAGATAGAATTTCAAGAAtagttataatataatataatataattttaagaATCTATTGCAAATTggaaatcaaataaattatttgtagtACTTTTTAATTATTACTTTGTATGaaaggatgaataaatgttaaaagaaaataaaaaaatgacaaaatctaatatattttcctttattCATAAAGAATAATCCAGAAAACATTTAATGGCCATAGGTCTAAGTAGGTCACAAATAGAGACATTTTCTCTCTCATGCTCTCACCTTCAGGAAACTCTTGGCAGCAGTACGGCAAGCTTTGTAGTATTCACTGTAGTTCATGGTTTTCCACTGTTCTCCTTCTTTCCAGCCCAGCGCGGTGTATTTGCCATAGAGTTTGACTACAGTGGTGAACATCTGGTTCACAGTCACAGGAGCCTCAGCCTCTGGGCCAGAATCACCCATCCTGAGCTTCACCTCTCCATCCCTGCATGTGGTCCAGAGCTCTGTCCCCTGACGCGGAAGGGAGAGAGAGTCGGGACGAGGTGTGGCACCTAAAAACGAAAGAGAATAGTGATTATTATTTatgttacattttca
Above is a genomic segment from Triplophysa rosa linkage group LG17, Trosa_1v2, whole genome shotgun sequence containing:
- the acsbg2 gene encoding long-chain-fatty-acid--CoA ligase ACSBG2 isoform X1, giving the protein MRLTACEATDMSTAVVMDHPGDVNLQSCGAGDSLASLEDINTECMANESSEEEACAREEQINTKAQQSVHTESGATPRPDSLSLPRQGTELWTTCRDGEVKLRMGDSGPEAEAPVTVNQMFTTVVKLYGKYTALGWKEGEQWKTMNYSEYYKACRTAAKSFLKLGLERYHGVGILGFNSAEWFIADIGAILAGGFAVGIYTTNSPEACQYVAENCQANILVVENNKQLQKILQVQDKLPHLKAIIQYKDELKEKKPNLYTWAEFMELSRDEPDTQLDDIISSQKPNQCCTLIYTSGTTGQPKGVMLSHDNLTWTAFATSRDVGLTNADQSQEIVVSYLPLSHIAAQMIDIWITMKAGGASYFAQPDALKGSLVNTLREVRPTAFMGVPRVWEKMQETMKSVGAKSSTVRRKVASWAKDVGLQTNLNKIEPNGNMTRNPLNYRLAKRLVFRKVRKALGLDRCRKCYTGAAPITKDTLEFFLSLDIPLLELYGMSESSGPHTITLPDAFRLTSCGKVIPGCKTKIFSPDADGNGEICFWGRHVFMGYLNMPDKTEESVDAEGWLHSGDLGKHDQNDFLFITGRIKELIITAGGENIPPVPIEDAVKEAVPLISNAMLIGDKRKFLSMLITIKCKLNGETGYPEDELTPEAVELCRKLGSNSTRVSEIAGGRDRVVYAAIQEGINRVNEKSNSNAQRIQKWTVLEKDFSIPGGELGPTMKLKRPVVMKMLKEQIENFYKEVATPTTPDDPLPSK
- the acsbg2 gene encoding long-chain-fatty-acid--CoA ligase ACSBG2 isoform X2, whose protein sequence is MSTAVVMDHPGDVNLQSCGAGDSLASLEDINTECMANESSEEEACAREEQINTKAQQSVHTESGATPRPDSLSLPRQGTELWTTCRDGEVKLRMGDSGPEAEAPVTVNQMFTTVVKLYGKYTALGWKEGEQWKTMNYSEYYKACRTAAKSFLKLGLERYHGVGILGFNSAEWFIADIGAILAGGFAVGIYTTNSPEACQYVAENCQANILVVENNKQLQKILQVQDKLPHLKAIIQYKDELKEKKPNLYTWAEFMELSRDEPDTQLDDIISSQKPNQCCTLIYTSGTTGQPKGVMLSHDNLTWTAFATSRDVGLTNADQSQEIVVSYLPLSHIAAQMIDIWITMKAGGASYFAQPDALKGSLVNTLREVRPTAFMGVPRVWEKMQETMKSVGAKSSTVRRKVASWAKDVGLQTNLNKIEPNGNMTRNPLNYRLAKRLVFRKVRKALGLDRCRKCYTGAAPITKDTLEFFLSLDIPLLELYGMSESSGPHTITLPDAFRLTSCGKVIPGCKTKIFSPDADGNGEICFWGRHVFMGYLNMPDKTEESVDAEGWLHSGDLGKHDQNDFLFITGRIKELIITAGGENIPPVPIEDAVKEAVPLISNAMLIGDKRKFLSMLITIKCKLNGETGYPEDELTPEAVELCRKLGSNSTRVSEIAGGRDRVVYAAIQEGINRVNEKSNSNAQRIQKWTVLEKDFSIPGGELGPTMKLKRPVVMKMLKEQIENFYKEVATPTTPDDPLPSK